The nucleotide sequence CCGAATGAACATTCCTTTTGGGAGTTTGTATTATGTACTACTATGAATTCACATACTGTGAAACGAAATACATTTCCAGTTTAAGTACAAAAAAATGAGTAACGTCAACCAGGGGAGCGCAGCCTGCTCGATTTCAGTCATTATTCCCGTATTACAGGGGGATAGCAGCTGGCAGGAATTACTGGCAGATCTGAGAGCTTTCCCGGAAACTGCCGAATTTCTATTTATTTCAAACGGATTGGCTCCACCTGAATTTCAAGATCGCCTCAATTCATCTGGATTAAACAGTCGCAGCCACTGGCATTGTACTTCCAGAGGCAGGGCGATTCAGATGAATTATGGAGCGAAATATGCTCAATCTGATCATCTGCTTTTTTTACACGCTGACTCACGATTAAGTGATTCAGCTGTGCAGCAACTGTTAAAAACTCTGGATTCCTGTCCGGAGGCCTTTCTCTATTTTAATCTCAAGTTTCAGGACCAGAGTTTTTTGTTAATGCGACTCAACTCCTGGGGCGTCTATTTCCGCTCGCATGTACTGGGGGTTCCCTTTGGCGACCAGGGATTCTGTTTGCCACGGTCTATGTTTCGCGAACTCAAAGGGTTTAATGAAGAGGCAGCCTATGGTGAAGATCATCTGCTGGTATGGGCGGCCAGGCGTCAGGGAATTCGTCTCAAGTGCACCGACGCAGACATCGAAACCAGTGCCCGGAAATATCGAGAGCAGGGCTGGCTGAAAGTGACAGTCAGACATCTCTGGCTGACGGCACGGCAGGCGATCCCGCAGTTTTTACTCCTGATAAAAGATCGAATTTTGAAATGCTGCCAAAGCAAGGCGCCATCGCCGTCTTCGTAAAAACTCCCGGTTACTCTCCTTTAAAAACCAGGCTGGCGCAATCGGTCGGCACGGTGCAGGCGGAGCAGTTTCATATCCTTTCGGCAAACGCAGTCGCAGCGGTTGTGCACAGCGTCGCGAATCAGAAATCGGTCACTCCCTTCTGGGCGGTCGCCGAACCAGAAGCGCAGCAGGATTCGCTTTGGAATCAGTTTAAAACTATGGGACAGGGAGCCGGGGGCTTGGGTAACCGACTGGCATATGTACAACAGCAGTTGTTTGAATTCAGTCAGTTCGTCATTTTTCTGGGCGCGGATACGCCACATCTGCCTGTTACGTTGCTGAATGAAGCAGTTGAGATCCTGTCAGTGGAAAGTGCTACACCGCAGTTTGTAATCGGGCCTGCCTGCGATGGGGGCTTTTATCTGTTTGGAAGCCAGATTGCGCTTGATCCTGCTGTCTGGCTGAATGTGCCATACAGTGTCGAGGACACCACAAGGGCACTTCGGGAACAGATTCAGGATCTGGGTGAAATCCACCTGCTGCCTGAGTTGAGTGATGTGGACACCGTTCAGGAATTGCCGCTGGTGGCCCGGCAATTAACTGAAGGTGATGACTGGCTGACAGAACAACTGCAGGTTCTCGAGTGGATACAGGAATGGGAAGCACGGTCAGATTAGTTTCGCTACTGGGCAATGCTTGTGGAGGGAGTGGTACGAGCGGACAACTCTGGTTTCAGCTCTTTCTCGTCGGCGCTTCCCTGAATGACCATATACAGCGAACTGACTGCGAGTAACATCAGCAGGCAGCGTTTGAAAATCACAGGATTAATCCGGGGGCCGATCAAAGTGCCCAGCGCCATGCCTGTGATCACAAACGGAATCGCAATGGCGGATGTCAGGATCACAGGCGTGGTGACCAGTCCCATTAGCGACAAACCTATGACACGTGTGATCGAGATCAGGATGAAAAACCCAAATATAAATCCCTTGTATTGGTCCTGTGTCCAGGGTTGGCGGATGGCATAAATCACAATCGGTGGACCGGCAATACTGGTTGAGCCGGCCAGGAAGCCGCTGCAGAAGCCGGCAAACGTACTCCAGATTGGGGAGGCCTGTTGGGGGCCGGATTCTGTCTGAACGGGTTTCTGGAAAAAACCATCGATCACAATCAGCAGGATCACCAGTCCGGTCCCACGCACCAGGTAATCCAGGTCAATCACGGTAAACATCAGCAGCCCCAGAGGCAATCCTACCAGGGAACCAGCAATTGCTCCCAGCAGCACTTTAAAATTCGAATGCTTCCGATAGGCCCAGAAGATCCAGATCACGGGTAATACGATGCTCAAAGCAACCAGGAGATTGGCTTCGCGAAAATCCAGCATTAAGGGAAGAACCGCCATCGCGACGATGGCATATCCAAAACCGATAATTCCCTGGATGAATGCAGACAGAAAAATGACAGCCAGGACAAAAAACCACAGCTGTGGATCAGAAAACATCATGATTATGAACAAGTCAATATGAGTCAAGATTTTACTGATGACTCGAGAAAGCGGGGGTGAACGCGGCGGGAAAAGTTATTCCATCAGAGCGCTGCCTCTGGTCTCTTTCGCAAAGAAGGGCAGGATGGCACCAACGATGTAGAGCAAGCTTAGTATCGTTGCCGTTTGCGCTAATGTGAAACCTACTTTTTGACTTTGCATCCAGCCAGCAAGAAGCAGAATCGGGGCAGCTAAAATGCGGCCCCCATTGAAACAGGTACCAGCGCCCGTAGATCTGAGACGGGTTGGATAAAGTTCGGGGAAGTAAATGGCATATCCCGCATGCATACCGAGCGTCAGAAAACCAAACACCGGTAAGAAACATCCGATCACAATGGAATTATTGAACAACTGAAATAATAGATACGTGCTGATTAGCCCGCCAATATGAAACAGAAAAAACGCCCATCTTCGTCCCAGCCATTCACAAAGTGGCCCAAAGGCTAATAGACCTAAACCCCCGCCGGTTGTCGTTAAGAACATCCCCAGCATTTCCCATTTTTTTAATGTCGCCTTAATTGAATCCAGATATACCTCAATCTCCTCTTGTGTGACCGTTGGTTCATTTGCTTTGAATTCAGCAACATATTCCGACTCGATTGTTTTCAAGAATGCATCCTTACCATAAATGTGAACGCCCCAAAAAGTCGCGAACCCAATAGATGCCAATATGATTCCAATACATGTACTCTTCAGGTATGGCGAACTGAAAAGATTGAGGATACTTCCCATCTGTTTGCTGGAGTCGCTTTTAGCAGCGTTTTGTGCATTCTGCCAAGATTCTGGTTCCTTTAAGGAGCGGCGAATCCAGATAATCAAAAAGGAGGGCACGACACCCAGGGCAAAGCCGATACGCCAGGGCAGTGAAGGGTACCCTGCATCTTCAGCATACTGCTGAATGCTCTCATTACCGATAATAAATGCTCCCGCCAGAATCGCGAGATAGGTTCCCAGAACACTGGATGCATGGAAAATACTGCCGACTCTAGCGCGAGCTTTGGGAGGAAACGATTCGGCAACGAGGGTACTCGCGACTGCCCACTCACCTCCGACCCCGAGCGCTACCAGAAAACGAAACCCCGCAAATTGCCACCAGTCCTGTGAAAATGCTGATAAACAGGTAAATAATGAATAAAACAAAATTGTGAGAGACATTGTTTTTTTACGACCAATCCGGTCGCTGAGTGCACCAAATAAAATTCCACCCAGTGCCCCACCAATCAGAAATGCACTAAAGGTGATGGCATTATATTCGGAAATGGTTCCTTTTGTTGTCCCTTCAGGAACCAGTGAAGGCATGGCTTCGTTCATGCTGGCAACGAAGATCTGTCCTTCGAAGACATCAAAGACCCAGCCCAGGGAAGCGATCGTCAAAACGAGCCACTGGTAACGCGAAATGCCGTGATACCATTTGTCTTCTTTGAGTTCGTTCTGCATCAGGCTGTGTCTCTCAGACTAAGGTTCAAAAACATTGATTGCTTTTTTTCCACTCAACACCAGCCGGACGTCTTCGCAGACCGAATCGACCACTCGGTCCTGTGCTTCGACAGTAAACGCCGCGATGTGAGGGGTTAAGATCACATTTTCCATCTGGTTCAAGGGGCTCTGTTTGGGGGGCTCGGTTTCCCGGACATCCAAAGCTGCTCCTGCCAGTTTATGCTCGAGCAATGCCTGGGTCAGTCCGCGTTCATCGACGACTTCCCCGCGCGAGGTGTTGATGAAAAAGGCATCCGGTTTCATCTTTCTGAAATGCTGATAAGTCAGCATCTTGCGTGTATCGGGGGTCAGCGGGCTGTGGCAGGAAACAACATCTGACTCAGCCAGCAGATCATCGAGGGAGAGCAGGGTGGCATTGAGCTTTTTGAGCTGTGGAGCATCCGCTTTGAGAAACGGGTCGGCGGCAAGGATGTTCATTCCGAATGCTTTTGCGCGTGTCGCAGTGAAAGAACCAATGCGTCCCAAGCCGATCAGTCCGAATGACTTGCCATAAAGTTCAGTGCCGGTGAATTTAAGTCGGTTCCAGCCTCCTGTCAGGGTATCCTGACGGGCTTCCGGAATTTTTCGCATCAATGCCAGCATCAGCCCGATAGTGAGTTCTGCTACTGAGAGCGAATTGGCATCCGGAGTAAAGCAGACCACGATCCCTTTTTCATGAGCATATTCTGTGTCGACATTATCCAGACCTGCGCCGGCCCGGGCGATGATTTTGAGCTCGGGAGCCGCATCGATCAACTCGCGATCGACTTTCGTCTGATTTCTGACGATCAAGGCTCTGGTGTTTTGAATTTTCTGTTTGAGCAGATCGATATTCTGCCACAGGTAGGCATCGAACTCGACATCGTGCTCCTGGATGAGACGATTCATGGACACGCCTTGAATATTCTCTGTTACCAGAACATCGCTCATGTCACTACTTCCTGCAAGAACGTTTTTCTACTACTGCCTCGATTAATTAAATTGAGAGTAATCGATTGGCTGATGAATGTCGATTGACTGGTTGGCTGGCGGGAGTTCGTATTTCAAACCGGTGGCACAATTGAACAGCACAGCACTCTCATCCGGGCTGATTCTGCCAGAGGCCAGTTCCTGTTTGTAGGCGGCGTAAGTTGCTGCTCCTTCCGGACACATCAGGAACCCTTCCTTCTGCGAGCATTCATCCAGAGCGGCGGTGATCAGTTCATCATCGACGGCCGTCGCGAAACCATTACTTTCCCGGACGGCTCGCAAGATCAGAAAGTCGCCTACCGCAACCGGGACGCGAATCCCGGCTGCCACCGTGTGGGCATTCTGCCAGAGCTCTGCGTGTTCTTCGCCGGCTTCGTAGGCTTTGACCATGGGAGCACAGCCAGATGCCTGAACGGCGACCATGCGGGGCAGTTTGCCTTTCAGCCAGCCCATGGCTTTGAGTTCGTTAAACGCCTTCCACATGCCGATCAGTCCGGTCCCGCCACCGGTCGGATATAAAATCACGTCGGGAACCTCCCAGCCCATCTGGTCGGCCAGTTCCAGTCCCATCGTCTTTTTCCCTTCGATGCGATAAGGTTCTTTCAGGGTTGAAAAATCAAACCAGCCCACCTGTTCTTTGCCCTGGCCGACGATCTTGCCGCAGTCATTGATCAGGCCATTCACGCGCCAGACCTGGGCTCCCTGGGCAGCGATTTCTCGCACATTGATTTCCGGTGTATCGTCCGGGCAGAAGATATAGGACTTCATCCCGGCCCGGGTTCCATAGGCGGCCAGCGCAGCGCCCGCATTGCCGTTGGTCGGCATCGCGACTTTGGAGACTCCCAGTTCTTTCGCCATCGAGACAGCCATACAGAGTCCACGCGCTTTGAAGGAACCCGTGGGGAGGCGACCCTCGTCTTTAATCCAGGCTGTGCCCTTGCCTCCCTGCAGACGGGGAACGGGGATCAGGGGAGTGTGAACTTCTCCCAGGCTGACAATATTTTCTGATTTGCGTACCGGCAGGAATTCGCGGTACCGCCAGAGAGTTGCCGGGCGGGAGGCCAGTTCTTCCTTTGTGACTGCCTGGGCGAGCGCCTCTAAGTCATATTTAACCAGCAGAGGTTTTCCCGATTTGGAAAGACCGTGCAACTGATCTGCTTCGTAACGATCATGGTGCATTCCGCACTCAAGATGCGTGACAAACGTTTGAGCTTCGGGAAATGGATT is from Gimesia maris and encodes:
- a CDS encoding TIGR04283 family arsenosugar biosynthesis glycosyltransferase; the encoded protein is MSNVNQGSAACSISVIIPVLQGDSSWQELLADLRAFPETAEFLFISNGLAPPEFQDRLNSSGLNSRSHWHCTSRGRAIQMNYGAKYAQSDHLLFLHADSRLSDSAVQQLLKTLDSCPEAFLYFNLKFQDQSFLLMRLNSWGVYFRSHVLGVPFGDQGFCLPRSMFRELKGFNEEAAYGEDHLLVWAARRQGIRLKCTDADIETSARKYREQGWLKVTVRHLWLTARQAIPQFLLLIKDRILKCCQSKAPSPSS
- a CDS encoding TIGR04282 family arsenosugar biosynthesis glycosyltransferase yields the protein MLPKQGAIAVFVKTPGYSPLKTRLAQSVGTVQAEQFHILSANAVAAVVHSVANQKSVTPFWAVAEPEAQQDSLWNQFKTMGQGAGGLGNRLAYVQQQLFEFSQFVIFLGADTPHLPVTLLNEAVEILSVESATPQFVIGPACDGGFYLFGSQIALDPAVWLNVPYSVEDTTRALREQIQDLGEIHLLPELSDVDTVQELPLVARQLTEGDDWLTEQLQVLEWIQEWEARSD
- a CDS encoding sulfite exporter TauE/SafE family protein; translation: MMFSDPQLWFFVLAVIFLSAFIQGIIGFGYAIVAMAVLPLMLDFREANLLVALSIVLPVIWIFWAYRKHSNFKVLLGAIAGSLVGLPLGLLMFTVIDLDYLVRGTGLVILLIVIDGFFQKPVQTESGPQQASPIWSTFAGFCSGFLAGSTSIAGPPIVIYAIRQPWTQDQYKGFIFGFFILISITRVIGLSLMGLVTTPVILTSAIAIPFVITGMALGTLIGPRINPVIFKRCLLMLLAVSSLYMVIQGSADEKELKPELSARTTPSTSIAQ
- a CDS encoding MFS transporter, yielding MNEAMPSLVPEGTTKGTISEYNAITFSAFLIGGALGGILFGALSDRIGRKKTMSLTILFYSLFTCLSAFSQDWWQFAGFRFLVALGVGGEWAVASTLVAESFPPKARARVGSIFHASSVLGTYLAILAGAFIIGNESIQQYAEDAGYPSLPWRIGFALGVVPSFLIIWIRRSLKEPESWQNAQNAAKSDSSKQMGSILNLFSSPYLKSTCIGIILASIGFATFWGVHIYGKDAFLKTIESEYVAEFKANEPTVTQEEIEVYLDSIKATLKKWEMLGMFLTTTGGGLGLLAFGPLCEWLGRRWAFFLFHIGGLISTYLLFQLFNNSIVIGCFLPVFGFLTLGMHAGYAIYFPELYPTRLRSTGAGTCFNGGRILAAPILLLAGWMQSQKVGFTLAQTATILSLLYIVGAILPFFAKETRGSALME
- a CDS encoding hydroxyacid dehydrogenase, which translates into the protein MSDVLVTENIQGVSMNRLIQEHDVEFDAYLWQNIDLLKQKIQNTRALIVRNQTKVDRELIDAAPELKIIARAGAGLDNVDTEYAHEKGIVVCFTPDANSLSVAELTIGLMLALMRKIPEARQDTLTGGWNRLKFTGTELYGKSFGLIGLGRIGSFTATRAKAFGMNILAADPFLKADAPQLKKLNATLLSLDDLLAESDVVSCHSPLTPDTRKMLTYQHFRKMKPDAFFINTSRGEVVDERGLTQALLEHKLAGAALDVRETEPPKQSPLNQMENVILTPHIAAFTVEAQDRVVDSVCEDVRLVLSGKKAINVFEP
- a CDS encoding threonine synthase codes for the protein MDNPFPEAQTFVTHLECGMHHDRYEADQLHGLSKSGKPLLVKYDLEALAQAVTKEELASRPATLWRYREFLPVRKSENIVSLGEVHTPLIPVPRLQGGKGTAWIKDEGRLPTGSFKARGLCMAVSMAKELGVSKVAMPTNGNAGAALAAYGTRAGMKSYIFCPDDTPEINVREIAAQGAQVWRVNGLINDCGKIVGQGKEQVGWFDFSTLKEPYRIEGKKTMGLELADQMGWEVPDVILYPTGGGTGLIGMWKAFNELKAMGWLKGKLPRMVAVQASGCAPMVKAYEAGEEHAELWQNAHTVAAGIRVPVAVGDFLILRAVRESNGFATAVDDELITAALDECSQKEGFLMCPEGAATYAAYKQELASGRISPDESAVLFNCATGLKYELPPANQSIDIHQPIDYSQFN